A stretch of the Microcoleus sp. FACHB-672 genome encodes the following:
- the cax gene encoding calcium/proton exchanger, whose amino-acid sequence MSIKKIISYVLLIFVPVSIAAEYLHWGTLTIFITSGIAIVPLAIWLSTATEEVAVVTGPSIGGLLNAVFGNATELIIALVALKAGLIDIVKASITGTIVSNLLLVMGLSMLLGGFRFKEQEFQPIVARVNGSSMTLAVTAIVLPTTVIYTSSGVGEGAIRNLSITVAIVMIAVYALTLLFSLGTHSYLYDVGVAELEGETPSDSEGKTVPHKPNLWLWVGVLVISTVAVAFESEIFVGVVEEATKGLGLTPLFTGVILLPLVGGAAEYVTAVSVAIKNNMDLSVTVAMGSSLLVALFVAPLLVLIGIAIGQPMDLNFNPFEVVAVAIAVAIANLISLDGRSNWLEGALLLATYIVLGAAFYFHPA is encoded by the coding sequence ATGTCAATCAAGAAAATTATTTCTTACGTCCTGTTAATCTTCGTGCCGGTTTCAATTGCGGCGGAATATTTACACTGGGGAACGCTCACAATCTTCATCACCTCAGGGATAGCAATCGTTCCCCTAGCGATATGGCTAAGCACAGCCACTGAAGAAGTCGCAGTTGTTACCGGCCCTTCGATTGGTGGTTTGTTAAATGCAGTTTTTGGGAACGCCACTGAGCTAATTATTGCCTTAGTTGCCCTTAAAGCCGGCTTGATTGACATTGTTAAAGCTAGCATTACGGGAACGATTGTCAGTAATTTGCTTTTAGTCATGGGACTTTCCATGCTATTGGGTGGTTTTCGCTTTAAGGAACAGGAATTTCAACCCATTGTGGCGCGGGTTAATGGTTCTTCTATGACGCTAGCTGTCACGGCAATTGTATTGCCCACAACGGTAATTTATACTTCGTCGGGTGTCGGGGAAGGGGCAATTCGCAATCTCTCAATTACCGTGGCGATCGTGATGATAGCCGTTTACGCGTTAACGTTGTTATTTTCATTAGGAACTCACAGCTATCTTTACGATGTGGGAGTCGCGGAATTGGAGGGAGAAACGCCTAGCGATTCTGAAGGAAAGACAGTCCCTCACAAGCCTAATTTGTGGCTTTGGGTCGGGGTTTTAGTAATTTCTACCGTGGCGGTTGCTTTCGAGTCAGAAATTTTTGTTGGAGTGGTGGAAGAAGCCACAAAAGGATTAGGATTAACCCCTCTTTTCACCGGCGTGATTCTTTTGCCTCTCGTTGGCGGTGCGGCAGAATATGTTACAGCCGTGAGCGTTGCCATCAAAAATAACATGGATCTCTCGGTCACTGTGGCAATGGGATCAAGTTTGCTGGTTGCTTTATTTGTGGCTCCGCTTTTAGTGTTAATTGGAATTGCGATTGGTCAACCAATGGATTTAAATTTCAATCCGTTTGAGGTTGTAGCTGTTGCGATTGCCGTTGCCATTGCTAATTTAATTAGTCTGGATGGACGATCTAATTGGTTGGAGGGAGCACTGCTACTGGCTACCTACATTGTTTTAGGTGCCGCGTTCTATTTTCATCCCGCTTAA
- a CDS encoding DUF4258 domain-containing protein yields the protein MQITNHAAQRMNQRGITKEMLELVIQYGQSQDEKTTLSRDAAARLVAELQCQAEERGGELRKIERQMKALARLVAELQRQAEERGGELRKIERQMKTAKKVLDKGGITIVSDPSDETVISDETKIITTYNCNPQKKRVKWQGKRNQSCPRNEIERAFGSHNQI from the coding sequence ATGCAAATTACCAATCATGCAGCTCAACGAATGAACCAGCGTGGCATCACGAAAGAGATGCTCGAACTCGTGATTCAATATGGACAATCTCAGGATGAGAAAACAACTTTGAGTCGAGATGCAGCGGCGCGTTTAGTCGCCGAACTTCAGTGCCAAGCTGAAGAGCGCGGAGGCGAACTGCGGAAGATCGAGCGCCAGATGAAAGCATTAGCGCGTTTAGTCGCCGAACTTCAGCGCCAAGCTGAAGAGCGCGGAGGCGAACTGCGGAAGATCGAGCGCCAGATGAAGACTGCCAAGAAAGTTCTCGACAAAGGTGGTATTACCATCGTCAGCGATCCCTCCGATGAGACCGTCATTTCTGACGAGACCAAAATCATTACCACCTATAACTGTAACCCTCAGAAGAAGAGAGTGAAGTGGCAAGGGAAGAGAAATCAATCTTGCCCGCGTAACGAGATCGAACGGGCGTTTGGATCTCATAATCAGATTTAG